From a region of the Mycobacteroides saopaulense genome:
- a CDS encoding ABC transporter ATP-binding protein yields MITFENVTKRYPDGTTAVDDLNMHVDKGSFTVFVGPSGCGKTTSMRMINRMTDPTSGVLTVDGADVRTVDPVKLRLGIGYVIQNAGLMPHQRVVDNVATVPVLRGESRRTARKAALEVLERVGLDPKLATRYPAQLSGGQQQRVGVARALAADPPILLMDEPFSAVDPNVRDDLQAEMQRLQAELNKTIVFVTHDIDEAVKLGDKVAVFGPGGVLQQYDEPERVLSNPASDFVAGFIGRDRGYRGLQFREAGEVPLHAIRQITETEVPTAIIAPGDWVLVCNPDGTPFGWMDDAGVDVYRSGKSLYDSVIAGGSLFGPDGTLRQALDAALSSPSGLGVATDEEGRVRGGVRGDDVLIALDRQRRNGHR; encoded by the coding sequence GTGATCACCTTCGAGAACGTCACCAAGCGATATCCTGATGGGACCACGGCGGTCGACGACCTCAACATGCATGTCGACAAGGGATCGTTCACGGTGTTCGTGGGGCCTTCCGGCTGCGGCAAGACCACCTCGATGCGGATGATCAACAGGATGACCGACCCGACCTCGGGTGTCCTGACCGTCGACGGGGCGGACGTGCGGACCGTGGATCCGGTGAAATTGCGCTTGGGCATCGGATACGTCATTCAGAACGCCGGTCTCATGCCGCACCAGCGGGTTGTCGACAACGTGGCGACGGTTCCCGTGTTGCGCGGTGAATCCCGTCGCACCGCACGCAAGGCCGCCCTCGAGGTATTGGAGCGGGTGGGGCTCGATCCGAAGTTGGCCACCCGGTATCCGGCGCAGCTCTCGGGAGGACAACAACAACGTGTCGGCGTGGCACGGGCCCTGGCCGCCGACCCGCCGATCCTGTTGATGGACGAACCGTTCAGTGCCGTCGACCCCAATGTGCGCGACGATCTCCAGGCCGAGATGCAGCGGCTCCAGGCCGAGCTCAACAAGACCATCGTCTTCGTCACGCACGATATCGACGAGGCGGTCAAGCTGGGCGACAAGGTCGCGGTCTTCGGACCCGGTGGCGTCCTGCAGCAATACGACGAGCCCGAGCGTGTGTTATCCAATCCGGCAAGCGATTTCGTTGCCGGATTCATCGGGCGCGACCGCGGATATCGCGGGCTGCAGTTTCGGGAGGCGGGAGAGGTGCCGCTGCACGCGATCAGGCAGATCACCGAAACCGAGGTGCCCACCGCGATCATCGCACCGGGTGACTGGGTGCTTGTCTGCAACCCGGACGGCACACCGTTCGGGTGGATGGACGATGCCGGCGTAGACGTCTATCGGTCCGGGAAATCGTTGTACGACAGTGTGATCGCGGGCGGGTCGTTGTTCGGTCCGGACGGGACTCTGCGGCAGGCGCTCGATGCCGCGCTGTCCTCGCCGTCGGGCCTGGGTGTGGCCACCGACGAGGAAGGCCGGGTGCGCGGCGGTGTTCGCGGCGACGACGTGCTGATCGCACTGGACCGCCAGCGCCGTAACGGGCATCGCTGA
- a CDS encoding ABC transporter permease: protein MRYLFTHLGDAWELTLIHLRLSLVPILIGLAIAIPCGAMIHRRRTVRRVTTVIASIVFTIPSLALFVALPLIIPTRILDEANVMVALTLYTTALLIRAVPEALDAIAPQIRDAATAVGYRSLARLVRVELPLSIPVLVAGLRVVAVTNISMVSVGSVIGIGGLGTWFTEGYQANKSSQIVAGIVAIFLLAVIVDSLLVILGRAATPWTRATKAVGAV, encoded by the coding sequence ATGCGCTATCTTTTCACGCACCTCGGCGACGCCTGGGAGCTGACACTGATCCACCTGCGGCTGTCGCTGGTACCGATTCTCATCGGCCTGGCCATCGCGATCCCCTGCGGTGCAATGATTCACCGGCGCCGAACCGTACGGCGGGTGACGACGGTGATCGCCAGCATCGTGTTCACCATCCCCTCGCTGGCTCTGTTCGTGGCGTTACCGCTGATCATCCCGACCCGGATACTCGACGAGGCCAACGTGATGGTCGCGCTGACGCTGTACACCACGGCGCTGCTGATCCGAGCGGTGCCCGAGGCGCTCGACGCCATCGCGCCGCAGATACGCGACGCCGCGACGGCGGTGGGATACCGCTCGCTGGCCCGTCTTGTCCGTGTTGAGTTGCCGCTGTCCATACCGGTCTTGGTGGCGGGCCTGAGAGTTGTGGCGGTCACCAATATTTCGATGGTGTCGGTGGGTTCGGTGATCGGCATCGGCGGCCTGGGCACCTGGTTCACCGAGGGGTACCAGGCCAACAAGAGCAGCCAGATCGTCGCTGGCATTGTCGCGATCTTTCTGCTGGCCGTGATCGTGGACTCGCTCCTGGTCATCCTGGGCCGCGCGGCCACGCCGTGGACCAGGGCGACGAAAGCCGTTGGTGCCGTATGA
- a CDS encoding ABC transporter permease, giving the protein MNFLSDALGYIFTASNWTGSSGLGMRIGEHLQYTVIAVLAAVVIAVPIGLLIGHTGRGTFLVVSAVNALRALPTLGVLLLGVLLWGLGLVPPTVALLLLGVPPLLAGTYSGIANVDRTVVEAARAMGMTQRQVLFGVELPNALPLILSGLRTATLQVVATATVAAYASLGGLGRYLIDGIKVRQFHLALVGALMVTALALLLDAVLALAVWLSVPGTGRLRPVPRDLVGDSGARDAGVEGRVEPARHAAAQT; this is encoded by the coding sequence ATGAACTTTCTCTCCGATGCGCTGGGCTACATCTTCACCGCATCCAACTGGACGGGCAGCAGCGGCCTGGGCATGCGGATCGGGGAACATCTGCAGTACACGGTGATCGCCGTCCTGGCCGCGGTCGTCATCGCGGTGCCGATTGGTCTGCTCATCGGGCACACCGGGCGCGGAACCTTCCTGGTGGTCAGTGCGGTGAACGCCCTCCGCGCGCTGCCGACACTGGGTGTACTGCTGTTAGGCGTGCTGCTGTGGGGCCTGGGCCTGGTGCCTCCGACCGTCGCGCTGCTGCTGCTGGGCGTGCCGCCGCTGTTGGCGGGAACCTATTCGGGCATCGCGAACGTGGACCGCACCGTGGTGGAGGCCGCACGCGCCATGGGGATGACACAGCGCCAAGTGCTGTTCGGTGTCGAGCTGCCCAACGCGCTGCCGCTCATCCTGTCCGGGCTGCGTACGGCGACCCTGCAAGTCGTCGCGACCGCGACCGTCGCCGCCTACGCCAGCCTGGGCGGGCTCGGTCGGTATCTCATCGACGGCATCAAGGTGCGGCAGTTCCATCTGGCACTGGTCGGTGCCCTCATGGTGACCGCGCTCGCCCTGCTGCTCGATGCCGTCCTGGCCCTGGCGGTATGGCTGTCGGTCCCGGGTACCGGACGGCTGCGACCGGTACCGCGAGATCTCGTCGGCGATTCAGGGGCGCGCGACGCCGGCGTAGAGGGGCGGGTCGAACCAGCTCGGCACGCCGCGGCACAAACCTGA
- a CDS encoding winged helix-turn-helix transcriptional regulator, whose protein sequence is MGASYYQFCPVAKAMELLDERWTLLIVRELLLGSEHFNDIRRGVPRMSPTLLSKRLDRLVRAGIAERHGNRYMPTAAGSELRPVVEMLSQWGIRWIGEIGDEDLDPKLLLWDMRRHVIGSAVPEGRTVLHFHFDDVTPDKRHWWLIITPEAADLCDADPGFEIGVDVAARLRSLTRVWRGDSTWSEVMRSGEVSFSGPSGLCRGVPSWFDPPLYAGVARP, encoded by the coding sequence ATGGGTGCGTCGTATTACCAATTCTGCCCCGTCGCCAAGGCGATGGAGCTGCTCGACGAGCGCTGGACACTTCTGATTGTGCGCGAATTACTCTTGGGCAGTGAGCATTTCAACGACATACGGCGTGGCGTGCCGCGCATGTCGCCGACTCTGCTCTCCAAGAGACTGGACCGGCTGGTGCGGGCCGGCATCGCCGAACGGCACGGCAATCGGTACATGCCCACCGCCGCCGGCAGCGAGCTCCGGCCCGTGGTCGAGATGTTGAGCCAGTGGGGAATCCGGTGGATCGGCGAGATCGGGGACGAGGACCTGGACCCGAAACTGCTGCTCTGGGACATGCGTCGCCATGTCATCGGCAGCGCGGTTCCCGAGGGCCGTACCGTGCTGCACTTCCATTTCGACGACGTGACCCCCGACAAGCGGCACTGGTGGCTGATCATCACCCCCGAGGCCGCCGATCTCTGCGATGCCGACCCGGGGTTCGAAATCGGCGTGGACGTAGCAGCCCGGCTGCGCAGCCTGACCCGCGTGTGGCGCGGCGACTCCACATGGTCGGAGGTGATGAGATCCGGTGAGGTGTCGTTCAGCGGGCCATCAGGTTTGTGCCGCGGCGTGCCGAGCTGGTTCGACCCGCCCCTCTACGCCGGCGTCGCGCGCCCCTGA